AGAAAAGATAGTTATAAGCGTCAATGCGCTTGATTTATTGGATTGGAGTTGATACAATTAGCTCCAATCCAATTTGACTGTTGAGGTGATTTTCATGGGCAAGAAGGCGGACGGCAAGGTGCTCGCCCAGAATAAAAAAGCTTCCCATGACTATTTCATCGAGGATACGTACGAATGCGGTCTCGTATTAACCGGTACGGAAATCAAGTCGCTGCGTATGGGCAAAGCGAATATCGGGGATGCTTTCGCGCTGATCCGCAACGGAGAAGCGTTTATCCATAACATGCACATCAGCCCGTTCGAGCAGGGTAACCGGCATAATCCGAGCGACCCGACGCGGGCGCGCAAGCTGCTTTTGAAGAAGGCGGAAATCAACAAGCTGCTCGGTCTCGCCAAGCAGGAAGGTTACACGCTGGTGCCGCTCAAGATTTATGTGCGCAACGGATTTGCCAAGCTGCTGATCGGACTCGGCAAAGGGAAGAAGCAATACGACAAGCGCGAATCGGCTGCCAAACGCGACGCTCAGCGCGACATTCAGCGGGTTTTGCGGGAGAAGCAGAAGGTGGCGCGGTAGTTTATTGGCTTCCTTGCCAGCAATCGATGCTACACAAGGCACGAACTTATGTTATAATGATTAAGCATCAACGAGTAACCTGCTTTTTCGGCAGAATAGTTACCTACGATGCTCTTTCTATCTCGGGGACGTTTTTGGATTCGACGGGGGTAGTTCGAGCATGGGTAGCGGGTAGTGGGGACGCGGCCACTTCATCAACGCTAAAGCCAATTAAATGGCAAACAACAACAACCTGCTCTTTTAGCAGCCTAAGAAACTGCTGGAGCGCTCCTACCTTCCATCGCCCATGTGGCGGGATAGGGGCTCAACCTTTAGTGGGATACGCTGTCTAGTCTCCGCCTGGGGCTAGCTGAAGAAGACAATCAGGCTGACCCAACGCGCAGCCGGTTACGGGGCGGCGCTCGGGTGACATCAAAACCGTGGCTACACCCGTAGAAGCCTATGTGGCGTTATCTTCGGACAGGGGTTCGACTCCCCTCGTCTCCATAAAGACAAGAAACACCATCCAATGAGATGGTGTTTTTTCATGCACTCTTTTGTGAATGCCTTTGAATGACTTCTGCTAACTCTGAAAGCGTATATTTATGATTGACCATGTCTACGGTGAAATCTTCAGCTGCTTTTGTGTCCATGATAAATAAGTAACCATTGTATCTTAGAAAAATGACCAATGCGGTAAAGGCTGTTCGTTTGTTGGCATTTTGAAATGGATGATTTTGTCCCAAGGATTCAAACAATGCCGCGGCCTTCTCAAAGATCGTTGGATAGGCATCCTCACCAAAGGCGGATGACATGGGACGATGAATCGCAGACTCTAGCATGTCACCGCTTTTTACACCTATAAATTCTCCTGGGCTGTATCTTTGAATCATTGCAACGTTAACAGCGATGACTTCTTGAACAGTAAGATATTGAATGGTGGTCACCTTTATCGATCCTTGAGGCCTTTCAATGTATCATCATAGACATGGATCACTTCGTTAAGAGTTTCAAGGAAATCAGGACTAAGTCCAGTAGGTAAATTCACCTTGGTTAGCTTTCTAATAACGATCTCGCCATCTTTCTCTCTTACATCAATTTGCACTGAATCTCCTGCTTCGAGGCCAAGCTGCTTAAGCGCATCTGTCATTGTAATTCCTAGGCTGTTTCCAAACTTAGATACTTTTCGCTCCATATCGATCACCTTAGTCACCCTATTTCACTCCTTATTTATACTATTCAACTGTTATAACAATTATACAATAAAATGGCCATTAAAATATAGGATCATTGCAAAACGCAGCTAAAGTAGGTCATCTTAGGACTGGATTTGACTTATTCTCGTCCCCATAGGACGAAATACCAATCCGTGAAGGTGCTCTTTTGGGTTTGTGTCTATTGAGGTGTATAATAGAAACTGATCTTATGTTCGGTATGATGATATCGCCATGTTATCGAGGGGTGAGCCAAATGACCAATTTGTTAACGTTATCCGAAATCAAGAATGAAGTCAGAACGGTCATTCGGCAAAACAAGGAACGAGGCTTTTTGCCGTATAGCGGTTGTAATCGGGTGTGCCATGCATTGATAGACATGCTGGAAAATAGCAGACTGCTTGAAGATCGCAAGTTATCCTTCGACATTCATTTATTTATATTTGTTGAGATTCTTAAGCTCGTCTCCCATGCAGATACATCCTCGGGTGCCGCTACCGACGCCATTCACTATTGCCTTTCCGGAGTAGAGGAGCTTAGTAGATCGGCAACCCTTGAGAATCGAAGCCACATGCTTGGTGGGATCATTAAAACATCGAAGAATAAAGCTTGTATCGAATGGGCGGAGCATGGGTACGGTTTGCTGAGCAACGCTGTCTATTTGGTTCGGGATCATAAGGATGCCGAGAGTGTATACAGCATTTTCCCAATGCTCGGAACGATGTATGGAAGAAGGGAATACCCTGATCGATTCGTCATTACTCAAGGAATCATTGAACGGTTGAACGGTGTTGCTGCGGCGGATCAGTATGTGATGGAGCATTTGGATGTTCCCGAAATGAGAAAGATCATGGTTGAACGAGCCATTGGAAACCAGCAGTATTCCTTGGCAGAACAATTATGCGTTGAAGCGCTCCAAGAGGATAAGGGCAATTACCACAGACCCCCTGTGTGGGCCTATCATCTGGAACGAATCTATTCGGAGCTTCGCATTACAGAGAAGCAGGTCGAGATGATTCGTCTCATCCTGCTAAGAGGAGATACATCGTATTTTCAGAAATTGAAGGAGCTTTGCCAGCTTGAAGGCACTTGGGAGGAAACACGGGGCGTACTCCTGCACGAACTTCTTGAAAATCTCATGCCACACGATTTTGCTGCGTTGTTGTCGCAGGAAGGCGAAACCGCAAAATTGCTGGAAGTGGTACGAGCCCATCCTATTTACGTAGAGCATTATGGAAAGCAGTTGGCACAAGACTACCCCGAGGAGGCTTATTCGATCTATGAGGAATATATTTTTAGTGAAGCGGCGGCCGCAACAGATCGAAGAAAGTACAAGGGAGTTTGTAGGCTGATTAAAAGTTATTTCAGGGCTGGTGCCAAAGAACAAGCGAAAGGCATCATTCGGCAATTGATCGAGAATTACCCTCGTCGGGTGGCTATGGTAGACGAGCTTCAAGCGTTAAGTAATAGCTTGCAGAAGTAGTTTGTGGTTTGAGGGCGAAGCTCGGGTGACTTCAAAACTGTGACTACACCCGTAGAAGCCTGTGTGGCGTTATCTTCAGACAGGGGTTTGACTCCCCTCGAAAAACCATTTGAAATCGATTTAGAACGCTCTCGGAATCTCAAATTAACGAAAATATACGCCAAGCCTATGATTTTTCTCTCGGCTTGGCGTTTTCCTTTAAACAATACCTAAGCTTTAGGCTGACCATTGGAATAAAAAAGCACCAACTTCCGGATAATATAGTTTTAGATAGCTACTTCCATCTTTAATGATTTCACACCCGCTTTTTGTACGCCCTCATTGCGAAAATATACGCAACAATCAGAATACCCAGGCACCATGCGAGCGCAATCCAAATGTCATGACCGACAGGCTGCCCGGCAAGCAGAGAACGTATCGCATCGACGATCGAGGTCACCGGCTGATTTTCGGCAAAGACGCGGACAACCGGCGGCATCGACTCGGTCGGCACAAACGCCGAGCTGATAAACGGCAGGAAGATCAGCGGATAGGAAAACGCGCTTGCACCTTCCACCGATCTTGCGGACAGGTCCGGCAATCGCCGCGACCCAGGTTAGTGCCAGCGTAAACAGCGCGAGTATGCCGGCGACGGCAAGACACGGCAGGATCCCCGCCGACGAGCGAAAGCCCATAACGAGCGCTACGAGAATGATGACGACAAGCGATATGGCGTTGGAAACCACCGAGGTCAGTACGTGCCCCCAGAGCACGGCGGAACGCGCAATCGGCATGGAGTGGAACCGCTCAATGATACCCCGCTGCTTATCCAAAAACAGGCGGTAAGCTGTATAGGATATCCCGCTTGCAATCGCCATAAGGAGTATCCCGGGCAACAGGTAGTTCACATAGTTATCCGTACCGGTCTGGATTGCTCCGCCAAACACATAGACGAACAGCAGCATCATCGCAATCGGAGTGATGCAGACCGTGAGGATGGTATCCATGCTGCGGAAAACATGGCGCATGGAACGACCGAGCATAACGCCCATATCGCTGAAAAAGTGGCTTTTTGCCGTCTCCATTTACTTCTCCCCCTTGTTGCCGACGATAGCGAGGAAGATCTCCTCCAGTGTCGGCTGTTTTTCCACATACTCTACCTCTGCGGGCGGGAATAGCTTTTTCAGTTCATTGAGTGTGCCGCCCGCAATAATCCTGCCCTCATGCAAAATGGCAATTTGATCGGCAAGCTGCTCAGCCTCCTCCAAATACTGTGTGGTCAGGAGTATCGTCGTGCCTCCGTCCGCAAGCTCTTTGACAATCTTCCAAACCTCTATGCGCGCCTCGGGGTCAAGCCCGGTAGTCGGCTCGTCGAGGAAAATGATCTGCGGATTTCCCACAAGGCTCAAGGCGATGTCAAGCCTGCGGCGTATACCGCCCGAATAAGTAGACGGCTTGCGGTCAGCGGCGTCGGCCAGGCCGAATCGTTTCAGCATAGTATCCGCTGCCTGACGCGGATTCTTAAGGTGCCGCAGCTTGGCGATCATGATGAGATTTTCCCTTCCGGTCAACACCTCGTCCACGGCGGCAAATTGTCCGGTCAGGCTGATCGCCTGCCGTACATGGTCGGGCTTTGACGCGACGTCAAAGCCATTTATGACGGCGGTGCCTCCGTCCTGTTTAATGAGCGTGGTGAGGATTTTAACAATCGTCGTCTTGCCCGCGCCGTTGGAGCCGAGTAGGGCGAAAATCTCACCTCGCTTCACTTCAAAATCGACGCCCTTTAGGATTTCTATGTCCTTGAAAGACTTTCGCAGACCTTTCACTTCAATTGCTTTTTCCATCCGATATCCCCCTTTTACTTTGGTTTATCCGTAGCTTTTTTTATGGCCTTGTTAACTGCTTGGTCGACAGATTCTTGATAGATGTCAGCGTAAGTTTTTGAATCTTTGATCAGATCGTCGCAGAAAGCCGCTACGTCGCTGCCCGTTACTTCGAGCACGCCTTTCCCCAAGGCAGCGCCCTCTTCAAAAAGATCGACAATCCCCGAGAGCAAACCCGTCCCCTCGGTTAGCTCAACAGGGCCGACCTTAAAGAGATATTTTTGAATCTCCTTATAAACAATCTGATAATCTTGCGGGAGCGCTTTGACACGCGCCACGTGCGCTCGCCACTCTTTTTTGCCCTCGATGATATCTTGAATTTTCATTTTGATATCTTGTATTTTCATATTATCCTCCTACTTACCTAATTTTTTAGCGATATTGTTGTTGAGTTGCTTGCGCCACTTGTCGCGAAAAGACTTTGCCCCTTCTTCGCCGACCAGTGCTGAACAGAAGCCTTTGATATCGTCACCCAACACCTCTTGGATGCTCTGACCGTCCGCCGCCG
The window above is part of the Paenibacillus hamazuiensis genome. Proteins encoded here:
- the smpB gene encoding SsrA-binding protein SmpB, coding for MGKKADGKVLAQNKKASHDYFIEDTYECGLVLTGTEIKSLRMGKANIGDAFALIRNGEAFIHNMHISPFEQGNRHNPSDPTRARKLLLKKAEINKLLGLAKQEGYTLVPLKIYVRNGFAKLLIGLGKGKKQYDKRESAAKRDAQRDIQRVLREKQKVAR
- a CDS encoding type II toxin-antitoxin system death-on-curing family toxin, coding for MIQRYSPGEFIGVKSGDMLESAIHRPMSSAFGEDAYPTIFEKAAALFESLGQNHPFQNANKRTAFTALVIFLRYNGYLFIMDTKAAEDFTVDMVNHKYTLSELAEVIQRHSQKSA
- a CDS encoding AbrB family transcriptional regulator, encoding MTKVIDMERKVSKFGNSLGITMTDALKQLGLEAGDSVQIDVREKDGEIVIRKLTKVNLPTGLSPDFLETLNEVIHVYDDTLKGLKDR
- a CDS encoding ABC transporter ATP-binding protein — its product is MEKAIEVKGLRKSFKDIEILKGVDFEVKRGEIFALLGSNGAGKTTIVKILTTLIKQDGGTAVINGFDVASKPDHVRQAISLTGQFAAVDEVLTGRENLIMIAKLRHLKNPRQAADTMLKRFGLADAADRKPSTYSGGIRRRLDIALSLVGNPQIIFLDEPTTGLDPEARIEVWKIVKELADGGTTILLTTQYLEEAEQLADQIAILHEGRIIAGGTLNELKKLFPPAEVEYVEKQPTLEEIFLAIVGNKGEK
- a CDS encoding DUF1048 domain-containing protein — encoded protein: MKIQDIIEGKKEWRAHVARVKALPQDYQIVYKEIQKYLFKVGPVELTEGTGLLSGIVDLFEEGAALGKGVLEVTGSDVAAFCDDLIKDSKTYADIYQESVDQAVNKAIKKATDKPK